The nucleotide window CCATGGCCACGGCAGCAAACCCGGTGATAAACATAACCTGGAGGTCCGGCTGCATTTTTGTCGCCCGACGGGCCAGTTCGATACCATCCATGCCCGGCATCACAATATCCGTCAGCAAAAGATCAAACCCGCCACCGGCAAGTAGCGGTAACGCGTCAGTTCCCTGTCCTACGGAAATCACCTTATATCCGGCTTTTTCGAGGGAGCGCGCCAGAAAAACACGCATCGTCTCATCGTCTTCGGCTAACAGAATTCGCGCCACTAAATATACCCTTAATTTTGTCCAGTGATTATCCCTGCCGGGAATTTCAGACCCCGGGAACACAAATATATTCATAAACTATCTTCGAAATCTTAATTTTTCCACAAATTATTTGGACCATTGTCTTCCTTTTGTTTATCTTTAGCCATCCTGCATAAAATATTTTCAGGGTCGGGACCTGCAGACACCCTTATGAAAACTTATTCTATTACTCCACCGGACACCTCCTCAAACGGCATCATATACAACAGCCCCCACAGCGGCCGTTATCTGCCCGAAGAGTTTGTAAACAGGTTTGACGGACAGCCGATAAAGCTGCACCAGTCCGGCGACAGTCGTATGGATGAAGTCATTAGCGGCACAACATCGGCGGGATCCCATCTATTCAAGAATCTGTATGGCAGAATTTATGTGGACACAAATCGCGACGTGCGTGAACTGGATCCCCATTGTCTGAAGGATTCCCCCCGAAGCATCAAATTCATCAAGAGCGAGAAAGTAGTTCGCGGGTTTGGCGTCATCCCGATGAGAACCTTTGACGGACAGGATATCTATCCGGAGAAAAGCCTGAGTTACGAGACTGCCCGGGCCCGGCTGGATCAGGTTTATCAGCCGGTACACGCAGCACTCGGTGAACTCCTGGACAAGGCCCGGAGTGACCACGGCTACTATCTTTTGGTGGATTGCCATTCCATGCCGTCATACAAGTTCATCAATTCCCGCCTGCAGGCATCTAACCAGGCAGACG belongs to Emcibacter sp. and includes:
- the cpdR gene encoding cell cycle two-component system response regulator CpdR, which codes for MARILLAEDDETMRVFLARSLEKAGYKVISVGQGTDALPLLAGGGFDLLLTDIVMPGMDGIELARRATKMQPDLQVMFITGFAAVAMDKTRDRPTNSKVLQKPFHLKDLVDEVDRLFVA
- a CDS encoding N-formylglutamate amidohydrolase, with the translated sequence MKTYSITPPDTSSNGIIYNSPHSGRYLPEEFVNRFDGQPIKLHQSGDSRMDEVISGTTSAGSHLFKNLYGRIYVDTNRDVRELDPHCLKDSPRSIKFIKSEKVVRGFGVIPMRTFDGQDIYPEKSLSYETARARLDQVYQPVHAALGELLDKARSDHGYYLLVDCHSMPSYKFINSRLQASNQADVVIGNNFDKSCYPNISRFVADHFEAEGLAVRFNAPYAGGYNTVHYGQPNYHKHAIQIELNRSLYLNEEDLTLHQGFEELKDSMTSLSRKLDCEIRNLL